A portion of the Oncorhynchus gorbuscha isolate QuinsamMale2020 ecotype Even-year linkage group LG19, OgorEven_v1.0, whole genome shotgun sequence genome contains these proteins:
- the wu:fj39g12 gene encoding C-type natriuretic peptide-like isoform X1, which yields MKRILLSLQCQCSRVQPVSCITVPALPLLTAAMLYPALLCAALLLIAPLGHTEGRTLHPSPDAIQFVEQFLDRYNDLTLDDLENLVSSQPEEPSSAFTSGVKVAEYPKWADIPAQGDSTWLRLLKGTLANQKRAVTDRSRRGWNRGCFGLKLDRIGSMSGLGC from the exons AATCCTGTTGTCATTGCAGTGTCAGTGTAGTCGTGTCCAGCCAGTCTCCTGCATTACTGTTCCTGCTCTCCCTCTACTCACTGCTGCCATGTTGTACCCAGCTCTGCTATGTGCTGCTCTGCTCCTGATAGCACCCCTGGGGCACACAGAGGGGCGCACCCTGCACCCCTCACCTGATGCCATCCAG TTTGTTGAGCAGTTTCTAGATCGCTACAACGACCTGACCCTGGATGACCTGGAGAACCTGGTGAGCAGCCAACCAGAGGAGCCCTCCTCGGCTTTCACTTCCGGGGTCAAAGTCGCTGAGTACCCCAAATGGGCTGACATACCAGCACAGGGTGACAGCACCTGGCTCCGCCTCCTGAAGGGGACACTGGCCAATCAGAAAAGAGCTGTGACGGACCGGTCGAGAAGGGGGTGGAACCGAGGATGCTTCGGACTCAAACTGGACAGGATCGGGTCAATGAGTGGACTGGGCtgctag
- the wu:fj39g12 gene encoding C-type natriuretic peptide-like isoform X2, which yields MLYPALLCAALLLIAPLGHTEGRTLHPSPDAIQFVEQFLDRYNDLTLDDLENLVSSQPEEPSSAFTSGVKVAEYPKWADIPAQGDSTWLRLLKGTLANQKRAVTDRSRRGWNRGCFGLKLDRIGSMSGLGC from the exons ATGTTGTACCCAGCTCTGCTATGTGCTGCTCTGCTCCTGATAGCACCCCTGGGGCACACAGAGGGGCGCACCCTGCACCCCTCACCTGATGCCATCCAG TTTGTTGAGCAGTTTCTAGATCGCTACAACGACCTGACCCTGGATGACCTGGAGAACCTGGTGAGCAGCCAACCAGAGGAGCCCTCCTCGGCTTTCACTTCCGGGGTCAAAGTCGCTGAGTACCCCAAATGGGCTGACATACCAGCACAGGGTGACAGCACCTGGCTCCGCCTCCTGAAGGGGACACTGGCCAATCAGAAAAGAGCTGTGACGGACCGGTCGAGAAGGGGGTGGAACCGAGGATGCTTCGGACTCAAACTGGACAGGATCGGGTCAATGAGTGGACTGGGCtgctag